The following coding sequences lie in one Listeria ivanovii subsp. londoniensis genomic window:
- a CDS encoding HAD family hydrolase, which translates to MINLIFDIDDTVYDQLKPFEDAFKTVFGDESKLEIENLYIKSRFYSDEVYHRVVNGEMLKAEMHIYRITRALNDFDYQITKKQAEIFQQVYENNQRKITLLPGIKEVFTWGKSKNAIMGIITNGPSLHQQHKINDLCINDWIPAENTFISGNIGYEKPDKRLFALVEEQLGMIGSKTYYIGDSFENDVIGAKQAGWNAIWLNRRKHLTPKDALYQPEYCVTNEEQLLALLQKLT; encoded by the coding sequence ATGATTAATCTGATTTTTGATATTGATGATACAGTATATGATCAATTAAAACCATTTGAAGATGCTTTTAAAACCGTTTTTGGTGATGAAAGCAAACTAGAAATCGAAAATTTATATATTAAAAGTCGTTTTTATAGCGATGAAGTGTACCACCGGGTTGTAAATGGGGAAATGCTAAAAGCAGAGATGCATATTTACCGAATTACGCGAGCATTAAATGATTTTGATTACCAAATTACCAAAAAACAAGCAGAAATATTCCAACAGGTTTATGAAAATAATCAACGGAAAATCACGCTTTTACCAGGAATAAAAGAAGTTTTTACATGGGGGAAAAGCAAAAATGCGATTATGGGGATTATTACGAATGGACCAAGCTTGCATCAACAGCATAAAATAAATGATTTATGTATAAATGACTGGATTCCAGCTGAAAACACTTTTATTTCTGGGAATATTGGCTATGAAAAACCAGATAAACGTTTATTTGCGTTAGTAGAAGAGCAATTAGGAATGATTGGTTCAAAAACATATTATATAGGAGATTCTTTTGAAAATGATGTGATTGGGGCAAAACAAGCTGGATGGAATGCAATTTGGCTTAATCGACGTAAGCATCTAACACCGAAAGACGCACTCTATCAACCCGAATATTGTGTTACAAACGAAGAACAATTACTTGCTTTATTACAAAAATTAACTTGA
- a CDS encoding class I SAM-dependent methyltransferase, which translates to MNHHHNHHGEAGFKRKVDYLDRPERKEVLSPEAFIQEVPVDKADTILDLGAGTGFLTIPAAKLVDNTVFALDLDPQMLALIQQKAANENLTNVNVLEASMEGIPLETGTINIALASLVLHEVSSLSKVLNEVSRVVKAGGYFACLEFDTIGTELKGPPMEIQITANKLEQALADAGFEVVKNWNLSEGMYVTIAKKKR; encoded by the coding sequence ATGAATCATCATCACAATCACCACGGAGAAGCTGGTTTTAAGCGAAAAGTCGATTATTTAGACCGTCCGGAACGCAAGGAAGTTTTGTCTCCGGAAGCATTTATCCAAGAAGTGCCAGTGGATAAAGCAGACACTATACTGGATTTAGGTGCAGGAACAGGTTTTTTAACAATTCCAGCTGCGAAATTAGTGGATAATACTGTTTTTGCTTTAGACTTGGATCCACAAATGTTAGCACTTATCCAGCAAAAAGCAGCAAACGAAAATTTAACAAATGTGAATGTTTTAGAAGCAAGTATGGAGGGAATTCCGCTAGAAACCGGGACAATAAATATTGCACTTGCATCACTCGTACTCCATGAGGTAAGTTCGTTAAGCAAAGTTTTAAATGAAGTGAGTCGAGTGGTAAAAGCGGGCGGTTACTTCGCTTGTTTAGAATTCGATACAATAGGAACTGAATTAAAAGGTCCTCCAATGGAAATCCAGATTACAGCTAATAAGTTGGAACAGGCACTAGCTGATGCAGGCTTTGAAGTCGTGAAAAATTGGAACCTTTCAGAAGGCATGTATGTAACTATCGCCAAGAAAAAGAGATAA
- a CDS encoding class II D-tagatose-bisphosphate aldolase non-catalytic subunit, whose translation MKLPIKKAVESLLKLQTTGDSATLIGVGPMSRNLLQASFELAKEDDYPLMFIASRNQVDADELGGGYVNGWNQFSFIDAIKEVADEVDFDGLYYVCRDHGGPWQRDQERNEHLPTEKAMELGKQSYVADIEAGFDLLMIDPTKDPFEVGKVIPLETVLERTVDLIAFCEAERKKRHLPEIGYEVGTEETNGGLTSTETYEKFIIQLKEELEKRDLPLPTFIVGQTGTLTRKTEQVGHFNFKNAYDLAQMAKKYGVGLKEHNGDYLDDVTLLEHIPSEITATNVAPQYGTEETRAYLKLVELERRLAGNGLIKNPSNTREVLLVQSIKSERWRKWMLDGQKDITVNEIMQDDELSLEILDIAGHYTFNDAAVKKEINTLYANLAANNIDGKRFVIDHIKRPIRSYSECYNLKGATTRIKQLAK comes from the coding sequence TTGAAATTACCTATTAAAAAAGCAGTCGAATCCCTTTTAAAATTACAAACAACCGGAGATAGCGCAACACTTATTGGCGTTGGTCCAATGTCACGAAATTTACTACAAGCAAGTTTTGAATTAGCGAAAGAAGATGACTATCCATTAATGTTTATTGCAAGTCGAAATCAAGTGGATGCAGATGAACTTGGTGGAGGTTATGTGAATGGTTGGAATCAATTTAGTTTTATTGACGCCATTAAAGAAGTTGCGGATGAAGTAGACTTTGATGGATTGTACTATGTCTGTCGCGACCACGGAGGCCCTTGGCAACGTGATCAAGAACGAAATGAGCATTTACCTACAGAAAAGGCAATGGAGCTTGGTAAGCAGTCGTATGTAGCTGATATTGAGGCGGGATTCGATTTACTGATGATTGATCCAACGAAAGACCCGTTTGAAGTTGGTAAAGTAATCCCACTGGAAACAGTGTTAGAGCGCACAGTGGACTTAATTGCCTTTTGTGAAGCGGAACGAAAAAAGCGTCATCTCCCGGAAATTGGCTATGAAGTAGGAACAGAAGAGACAAACGGCGGGCTAACCTCTACTGAAACATATGAAAAATTTATTATTCAACTGAAAGAAGAACTTGAAAAACGTGATTTGCCATTACCAACCTTTATTGTTGGTCAAACGGGAACTTTAACACGGAAAACAGAACAAGTTGGACATTTTAACTTTAAAAATGCGTATGATTTAGCGCAAATGGCGAAGAAATATGGCGTTGGATTAAAAGAGCATAACGGTGACTATTTGGATGATGTGACGCTTCTCGAGCATATCCCATCTGAAATTACTGCAACGAATGTAGCTCCACAATATGGTACAGAAGAAACGAGAGCATACTTGAAACTAGTGGAATTGGAGCGGAGATTAGCGGGAAATGGCTTAATTAAAAACCCTTCTAATACACGTGAAGTCTTACTCGTACAATCTATTAAGAGTGAACGCTGGCGCAAGTGGATGCTAGATGGACAAAAGGATATTACCGTTAATGAAATTATGCAAGATGACGAACTATCACTGGAAATACTAGACATCGCAGGTCATTATACATTTAATGATGCCGCTGTAAAAAAAGAAATAAATACTTTATATGCTAATTTAGCAGCCAATAATATTGATGGCAAGCGTTTTGTAATTGACCATATAAAGCGCCCAATCCGCAGTTACTCTGAATGTTACAATCTAAAAGGAGCAACAACAAGAATTAAACAATTAGCTAAATAA
- a CDS encoding Rrf2 family transcriptional regulator has protein sequence MKYSKATSYALHTMVYLANLSAEKTVGVKELAIKQNVSPTYLSKVLTMLVKASFVESITGVNGGYKLAKPANDISFLDVIQAIEGKTAFFHCDPKNHAESKPHCLIGEVMDNAEQQMEAYLSEQTIGSIVVEIEKHHH, from the coding sequence ATGAAATACTCAAAAGCAACTAGTTATGCGTTACATACGATGGTATACTTAGCCAATTTATCTGCTGAAAAGACGGTAGGTGTGAAAGAACTTGCTATCAAACAAAATGTATCACCAACCTACCTTTCAAAAGTGCTGACGATGCTCGTAAAAGCTAGTTTTGTCGAGTCAATAACTGGGGTAAATGGCGGATATAAATTAGCAAAACCAGCAAATGATATCAGTTTTTTAGACGTTATTCAAGCGATTGAAGGGAAAACAGCTTTCTTTCATTGCGACCCTAAAAATCATGCCGAAAGTAAGCCACATTGTTTAATTGGAGAAGTTATGGACAATGCCGAGCAACAAATGGAAGCTTATTTAAGTGAACAAACTATTGGAAGTATTGTCGTAGAAATCGAAAAACATCATCATTAA